One Deinococcus sp. LM3 genomic region harbors:
- a CDS encoding alpha/beta hydrolase: protein MSDLPPSDAAPDDLTFPDDFPDGAFPDGGDQVYLEHLNGADLYFEVTGDPAAGEPPVVFLHGGPGYNSYSFQAAFGDRLPRAAVFLDQRGCGRSGPLEDTEQGADTLDLDTLVGDLDAVRDFLGAERIVPLGHGFGALIALEYARRHPTRTARVIAVNPWVHYPDLARTLLEEASARRGVPMDDPAGRVQAATPEGQHAPVGAARIEAAFELLNARDLLNALQFRDAPTRMRLEFLDAEGQLVGGGEVQEALVNQGLWEFEYPPFLAEIRRPVFVISGAHDRTSYPEQVQWVADLADADVTVLDAAHYPWLDDEDAFAQALEDALTR from the coding sequence ATGAGTGACCTGCCGCCATCCGACGCCGCGCCCGACGACCTGACCTTCCCGGACGATTTCCCGGACGGCGCCTTTCCGGACGGTGGGGATCAGGTGTACCTGGAGCACCTGAACGGCGCGGACCTGTACTTCGAGGTGACGGGCGACCCGGCCGCCGGTGAACCGCCGGTCGTGTTCCTGCACGGCGGCCCCGGCTACAACAGTTACTCGTTCCAGGCGGCGTTCGGGGACCGCCTGCCGCGCGCGGCCGTGTTCCTGGACCAGCGCGGCTGCGGGCGCAGCGGGCCGCTGGAAGACACCGAGCAGGGCGCCGACACCCTGGACCTCGACACGCTGGTCGGCGACCTGGACGCCGTGCGCGACTTCCTGGGCGCCGAACGGATCGTGCCGCTCGGACACGGGTTCGGGGCGCTGATCGCGCTGGAGTACGCCCGCCGCCACCCCACCCGCACCGCCCGCGTGATCGCCGTGAACCCCTGGGTGCACTACCCGGACCTGGCGCGCACCCTGCTGGAAGAGGCCAGTGCCCGGCGCGGCGTGCCCATGGACGACCCGGCCGGGCGCGTGCAGGCCGCGACGCCCGAGGGGCAGCACGCCCCGGTCGGCGCGGCCCGCATCGAGGCGGCCTTCGAGCTGCTGAACGCCCGCGACCTGCTGAACGCCCTGCAGTTCCGGGACGCGCCCACCCGCATGCGCCTGGAATTCCTGGATGCCGAGGGGCAACTCGTGGGTGGCGGCGAGGTGCAGGAGGCGCTGGTCAACCAGGGCCTGTGGGAGTTCGAGTACCCGCCGTTCCTGGCCGAGATCCGCCGGCCGGTGTTCGTGATCTCGGGCGCGCACGACCGCACCAGTTACCCCGAGCAGGTGCAGTGGGTCGCGGACCTCGCCGACGCGGACGTGACGGTACTGGACGCCGCGCACTACCCCTGGCTGGACGACGAGGACGCCTTCGCGCAGGCGCTGGAAGACGCCCTGACCCGCTGA
- a CDS encoding response regulator transcription factor produces the protein MEQRILLIEDNPDITRVVQYELEQAGYKVLAAPDGVTGLTSARESNPDLVILDLGLPDFDGAEIARRLRKTSSVPIIILTAMDAVDRKVNLLEAGADDYMTKPFHPEELVARVKVQLRHQQHGEVISIGPLEIHPQKRLCHYNGHEVRLSPKEFDLLTFLARQPGRVYSRQEIEREVWNGELPSNSNVVDVHMANMRAKLRDLDGYGIIRTVRGIGYALKTP, from the coding sequence ATGGAGCAACGCATCCTACTTATCGAAGACAACCCGGACATCACCCGCGTCGTGCAGTACGAACTCGAACAGGCCGGATACAAGGTCCTGGCCGCCCCGGACGGCGTGACCGGCCTGACCAGCGCCCGCGAGAGCAACCCGGATCTGGTCATCCTGGACCTGGGCCTGCCGGACTTCGACGGCGCCGAGATCGCCCGCCGCCTTCGCAAGACCAGCAGCGTGCCGATCATCATCCTGACCGCCATGGACGCCGTGGACCGCAAGGTGAACCTGCTGGAGGCCGGCGCGGACGACTACATGACCAAACCCTTCCACCCCGAGGAACTCGTGGCGCGCGTGAAGGTGCAGCTCCGGCACCAGCAGCACGGCGAGGTCATCTCCATCGGGCCGCTGGAGATCCACCCGCAGAAGCGCCTGTGCCACTACAACGGCCATGAGGTGCGCCTGTCGCCCAAGGAGTTCGACCTGCTGACCTTCCTGGCCCGCCAGCCGGGCCGCGTGTACTCCCGCCAGGAGATCGAGCGTGAGGTCTGGAACGGCGAGCTGCCCAGCAACAGCAACGTGGTGGACGTGCACATGGCGAACATGCGTGCCAAGCTGCGCGACCTCGACGGGTACGGCATCATCCGCACCGTGCGCGGCATCGGGTACGCCCTCAAGACGCCCTGA
- a CDS encoding TerC family protein, translating into MDALMTPWLGQPTWMWLVFITLVVALLAFDLGILDRLRRRRADAAGVAVEDQVIGIGSSLKLSAFYIAVALAFGGWVWATLGPASGMAYLTGFALEKALALDNVFVISVIFASFAIPRHLQHRVLFWGILGVIILRGLMIGLGTALVTQFDWIMWIFGAFLLLTGVKLLRGGDDEAPDMANHPAVRFLRRFLPISPKLDGQKFLTRLPDATGRLRLHATPLLLALLVVEFADVIFAVDSIPAIFAITQDPFIVYTSNIFAILGLRALYFALAAMVHRFEALKPALALVLVFIGAKIFYAQFFGKVDPAISLTVTLGILGGGVLLSLWRTRNDPTPDVS; encoded by the coding sequence GTGGACGCACTCATGACCCCCTGGCTCGGCCAACCCACCTGGATGTGGCTGGTCTTCATCACCCTCGTCGTCGCCCTGCTCGCCTTCGACCTCGGGATCCTGGACCGCCTGCGCCGCCGCCGCGCCGACGCCGCCGGCGTTGCGGTCGAGGATCAGGTCATCGGGATCGGCAGCAGCCTCAAACTGAGTGCCTTCTACATCGCCGTGGCGCTGGCCTTCGGCGGGTGGGTGTGGGCCACGCTGGGACCGGCCAGCGGCATGGCGTACCTGACCGGTTTCGCGCTGGAAAAGGCGCTGGCCCTCGATAACGTGTTCGTGATCAGCGTGATCTTCGCGTCGTTCGCCATTCCCCGCCACCTCCAGCACCGCGTGCTGTTCTGGGGCATCCTGGGCGTGATCATTCTGCGCGGCCTGATGATCGGCCTGGGCACCGCGCTCGTCACTCAGTTCGACTGGATCATGTGGATCTTCGGTGCGTTCCTGCTGCTGACCGGCGTGAAACTGCTGCGCGGCGGCGACGACGAGGCCCCCGACATGGCCAACCACCCCGCCGTGCGCTTCCTGCGCCGCTTCCTGCCCATCAGCCCCAAACTGGACGGCCAGAAGTTCCTGACCCGCCTGCCCGACGCGACCGGCCGCCTGCGCCTGCACGCCACCCCGCTGCTGCTGGCCCTGCTGGTCGTGGAGTTCGCCGACGTGATCTTCGCCGTGGACAGCATTCCCGCCATCTTCGCCATCACGCAGGACCCGTTCATCGTGTACACCAGCAACATCTTCGCCATCCTGGGTCTGCGCGCCCTGTACTTCGCGCTGGCCGCCATGGTCCACCGCTTCGAGGCCCTCAAGCCCGCGCTGGCGCTGGTGCTGGTGTTCATCGGCGCGAAGATCTTCTACGCGCAGTTCTTCGGCAAGGTCGACCCGGCCATCAGCCTGACCGTCACGCTCGGCATCCTCGGCGGCGGCGTCCTGCTGAGCCTGTGGCGCACCCGCAACGACCCCACCCCCGACGTGAGCTGA